The Aspergillus flavus chromosome 2, complete sequence region GAATCGACCTGAAAAAAGGAACTTCAAGCGGGACCAACTAAACCTCACGAGGAAGCAAAGCTGAGTCTGTAATTGCAACGGTTGACGCTCGTTGGCTCACAGCCCGTGAACGGTTACCATACGGTTTCCGTACCATTTTAAGGAGCAGTCTGATAGCGTCAGAGAGCGTCACGCGATGGGGCGGTGGGCCGTGGCAGGAAGGAAGTGGTTAGACTGGGTTTACGGCCACTTTGCGGCAAAGGTCACTGGTAGTCATACATCATCTCTGCTCCTGCTGCGTCTTTGGAACCTTTGGCACTGCtttttctccattcttctccattcaTCGTCATTTTCTATCGTACATACTCTCATCCTTGACCTTTCGTTCCCACAAGGATTTCTTACTGGGAAATCCTTAACTCCGTTTGGCCACTCAATTGCCTCTACTTCATTGTCCGTTTATAATCAGGCAGCTCTACAATCCCATCGTgcttgcttcttcttgtcgcAACATTGGTGAGTAAACTCGCTCATCCCCCTTTGTCTGCTTTTCCccctttatttttctttcaatgCAGCAAACTATTGCATTATCCTTGCCTCAATCTACAGAAGAATGCAAGACCATTTTCAAAACTTTTGGGGGGATCGGCCAAGAATGCTATCAGCTTTGCATACACCGATCTTATCTACCACTATCTCTGATTACGACTGGTGCTCCGAAGATGGTTTCTCCTTCCAATAGGATTTCTCCCACTTCAAATCCTACCAAATTGGAGAGACAGGGAGCTCGTAACAAAATCGTTTCCCTCCCCCTTCAAATGACCTTGACCCTGTGTACAGCACAAGCTATCCTACTAGCTGTAGCTTCACTTGCGCCGCATTGCccctctcttccccccccccgAATCTGCCCATGTGACCGAGGAGCCTTCTCAACCTGGCATGAAGGAAACTAACATTATCAGCAGTGTATCTTCTAGTCCACACCTGCTCGGATTGCTAGGTTCCATCCGTCATGACAACACAATCCCCACCCGTCATCCCGCCTCGACCGTCAAGGTCCCCTAACCAGCAGGGCCTTGCACCCGCAGACGTGCCCAAGATCCCACCACGTCCCACTCATCGCTTTGATCGCTCCGTGTCTCCTCTTCGAGATAGCTACGCCCCGTCTCCCTTGAATGAGCCACCCAATGGCTCGAGCTCGAGTCGCACAATTTCCCAGGATGTGCCGCAGCGACCTCCGAGTGTGACGATACCTTCaattggtgaagaaggcaaTGAATACGAAGCTTTGAACATGGACGATATCTCCGATAGTCATCGCGAGAACCACCATTCGACTCCCGCAGAGATGCGCAACGTGGGTAGTGATCTGAAGCTCCATGCGCCAAGGCCTTCACTACCTTCTTCTAGCGCCAAAGCCAAGGTGCAAGCCGTCACACGTACGGATTCTCGTCAGGCTGCAGCAGCAGGCCTTGGTGGGACATCATCCCCCGCTCCTGATGACCATGAACGACCAACTCGCTCGTTACAGTCTCGAACAAGTTACTCGCGTGCGGACTCTTCGACTTCCATTGATCGCCGACTATCTATGAACGGCGATGAGCATGGGATTAGGGTTCCAATGTACCCTAATGCGGGTGATGTACAAGCCCCTTCCCCAAGTCCATACCATCTAGAACAGAACCCGGGCCAGCGCTCTGGCCGCAGTCATAACCGAACTCGGAGTGGTCGTGACGCTTCTCTTCCGCCCGGAAGCTATGGTCTTCACGGTCATGGCGTACAAACTAATGACAAGTTCGAGAAAGCCTGGTATGAAAAACACCCGGAAGAATAcgtcaaggaagagcaggGTCAATATGGCCCTGGAGTTGGATCGCCACGGCCAGATTGGGCGTTGAGTAGTGATGATCTGAACAAGATTGTACGGGGCTCTGCTGTCACCGGGAGTGGACTTGGTGAGTTACTTAAATGGGATTGGAATTTACTATGCAACGTTAGCTGATCAGTGAGTAAACTTAGGCACATCACCTGCTGTAATCGGAACTCCAGAAGAGGAGGTTGGTTACATTGCCGCTGATGAGTACACTCACCGTCTATCATCACCGCCGCCTGAATCGCGCCGTGGCTCCCGCCTTGTTGCTGAGTCACCTTTGCGTAAGGAGAGTGTGCCTTCGGCCGAGACTGAGGGCCAGCAACAAGCTGCGGCCTCTGAAGATACCGCTCACAAGTCAGAAGAACCTGGGGTGATACACGTTGACGAACCATACCATCATCTACACCATCCTGATGGCTTCGCTCAGACTCCAGGTCCCGAAGAACTCTCTGGCAAGCATGGGGAGGGTGAAgtagatgaagatgagcCTATTCTGGCAGCTGATGAAGTGCGCCCAGAATCCGCTTTCCAGCACCCCGCCGTGTCCCCAACATTCGACAGAAGGGAAAGTATGGAAGTCGATAGGAGTCATACCCCAAGCGTCAACCATAGTCGCTCGAACAGCAGAACTGCGGGCCACCGCAACAGTCTGCCAACTCTGGCAAGGTACAATTCGCGCGACGAGCGGGAAGAGACACACACCCCacttgaggatgttgaagaatatGAGCCTCTGTTCccggaagatgatgatgcagagaAAAAAACTCTTTCGACCACCGACCGCTTCAAACAGCGACCAGATATGCTCAAGCACCGGTTCCCTAGTCAAGACATTTGGGAGGATTCGCCGAATAGCTTGCAGTTGCACGCTACAGTGTCTACACCGGATGTTCCTAAGAACGAAAACTTTGAGACTCCGGAGCAGGAGTCCTTCCGTAGAAGTCAGGCTAACCGCGTTGACCCACACAAGGTTGCGTCACAGATTCTACAATCAGAAGGGTATCTCGATGAGAAGTCTGTTTCACGCCCAGATATTGTCAAGCAGCGGTTTCCCAGCAGGGACATCTGGGAAGATGCCCCGGAAAGCCAAAAACTGGTTACTACAGTAGAGCcggcagaagagaaagaggttAAAAGCCCAGATGTGCCAGCGAAGCCTAGCATTCCAGCTCGACCCCAGAAGCGTCCTCAACAGGCCCCTCCAGTAGATGCTTCTACAAAGCCAGTCACCTCGCCCACTGAAAAACGACAACCACCTTCAATTCCTGACCGTCCCAAGCCCCAAGTCCCGACCCGGCCGGCTAAGCCTGTGTTCCCTGGAAATGGTGGAGAGCCAAAAGATGCCGCGGCCAAGCCGAAGCCAGCAGTGCCGGCCCGTCCGGGAGGTAGCAAGATCGCTGCCTTGAAGGCAGGATTCTTGTCAGACCTAAATTCCCGTCTGCAGCTGGGCCCTCAAGCACCACCGAAGccacaagagaagaaaacagagGAGCCTCCGGCAGAAAAAGCCCCTCTAAGTGATGCTCGCAAGGGAAGGGCCCGTGGGCCCGCACGGAGGAGACCGGCCGCTGAAAATGTGGCTGCAAAGTTGCCGACAATCTCGGAAGTCAGGATCACTGAAACTTGGAATGTTTGGGAGGTTAATGAGGCTGGTAACTTGGTTGTTGGTAGTGAAAAACAGGTGGATAAGAACGAAGTCGGTGCTCTTGACACGACATCGTCAGAACATAACACCATGGCTCCGCCGATAGCGAAGAACACTGCCGGTGAGTCGACTGATCCTCAACCAACAGTATCCCCCAAAGAGGATCCTGTATCATCGAGCGACTCAACCCCATCTGAAACCCAGCCACCGACATTCACAGAAGCGGCTCACACGGTAACGAGCTCCCTCGATGGTGAGGGACCTGTCGTGGCACCCACGACTAAGCGAGATGAACCTGATGCATCCTCTGAGGCAATATCTGCGGAAACTGATGTTGATAAAACGCCGAGCACACCATCAGCCGAATCAGGAGTAGAGGATGTTGCTGAAGTTGCGGCTGCGACAGCCGACGGAAAGCGGCCCTCGGAGGGTAACTAAGGAAAGTTCTTGAAGCATAGTCGTCTTGCGTTGCCTTTGTTGTTTACCtgtttattctttttacCAGCCAGTAAAGGACAAACTACCGCCTGTCACGGTGTAGCAGTCATAGAATTTACTGACCAAGAATCTTTAAGTCCTTCATTGGACGTAATCCCGCCCTAGGTAACGAGTACAGTTCGTATATCTCATTGGCAATCTACGCCGAGCTAATAATAGTAGTGATACATCCAGCTACGATATTACATATTGAGTATTCAATGCACAAGGTTCCCGATCAATTATCCCATTTGTGTTCTTCCTGGCCAGGAAacaaaagctatatataaggGTACTCTCATGTGACATCAATACCAATTGCTGAGCAGAATATGAAGAAGACAGGGAGAAAAACAGAGGAAAAAGGGGCCACTGTAAGGGTAGGTAACATACCTAACGCAAACCAGGCAAACACGGTTTTGCAATTTTGATACTACTAGGAGTTGCAACTTGGATCAAAGGAAACATCACGATTGTATGAACGTGTCCAATCACATCAGAATAGCAGAACAATTAGGGTGAGCAGTGGGTAGGACGGGATTGGTCTCTTTCCATTCTGCCTCCCGttcttatattaaatttcttctttgattggGTATCATGGTATTGTTAGGGGCTTGGCATCATCTAATAGGAAGCAATTTTTCACTCCCAAGCGCTATGTGGGGAGAGGATAAAAGGCCAATTCAACTGGCGGGTAGGTTCTTCAAGTCGCCCTTTCCGTCCTTGATCCATTCCGGGTCAATCAGGCGCTCTCTCTCCGCGTAAAGCTGTTTGTAGGCACCGCGGATAGTTCCGTCGCTGACATGGGCGACCTGACTGATTTCTTTGGCAGTTTTGCCGTGCCCCATCAGATACGAGGCCATATAGATACAAGCTGCAACGATCGACAGAGGAGATCGGCCAGCCAGGTCTCCCATGGTTGTGACACGATCAGAAAGTGCAGAAGATACACTGGTAACTTGGAAGGGCAAATCCAGTAGATTGCAGAAACGGTTGCACAGGTCGCTGGGTTTGGTGGAAGTTGTTGCGGTGTATGTGTCGTTGGGATCGGGGACTCCACCGTTTGACACCACGGCGTTGTTCCTTTCGAGGTTTTGTGCCGTGAAAAACTTCTCCAGCGCCTTGTAGATTCGGccaatttcctttctcgATACTTTCGTGACAGCGAAGATTTCGGTGAAGGTACGGGGTACCTTGCACTGACGGCAAGCGATGAAAATACAACCCGCAATGATCACATCTTGGGACTTCCCTTTGAAGGCCTTCGCATCATCGACTATCTTGAAAAGATATTTGGCGGTATCGGCGACATTCTTCTGGATGCTGAACCCATCGCACAAAGCACCGATCTCTTTGTAAGCAGCCAGAAGAGACTTGTTCGCCTTCTCGCTCGACTGCTTGTTCTGAGCACGATACAGGTCACGAACACGGCCAGAGCCTCCACTTGCGATTTGGGTCTCCAGTTGGTCCCCGTTAAGCAGGGGATTTGAAGCGTCTCCGACACGAGATGGATCATCGTTGTTCTGATCGTCGTTGGAGAAAGTACGCCATTCAGAATGCATGTCAATTTCCCGATCAGCGAGCACTAAACCACAAGACCCGCATACAGTTTCGTGCGACCCGGGAAACTCTAGATTGGGCGGGACTTCCTTGCATTCGGGACAGATAAGATGATGCGAAAGATTCTTTTTCCACTGACCTGGTTCAGGTCTGGCTTGGGGTGGAGCGGTGGCCATTTTGCGAGACTGTATAGCGAACTCGATACGTTCTCGTCGGCGTTTCGCTAACTTTTTGGCAGAGATGGGAAGATTATGTTTGCGAGCACAAAAGCGAACGAAGAATGGTGAATACAGGTTGGCGGCTGTATTCCGACAAAAGTACGATCAAGGCAACACTCGACTTCGAATGTACCATaaaaaggagagaatgaCAGGGGCGCAAATCGCTGACTAGTATGCAAGCCACGTTTCTGCGTCACTGCCTTCGTAACCACGTTAGCTTGAAGGCACCCAAATGAAATTTAGGACATATTGTTGAAAATCCACAGCCATCACTCCTAAATCTCAAAGGGACCAGATTCTCAGTTAAATGCTATACCTTTCCAGGAAGCCCTCCACTCCTGATTCTGCAACAGTCCCCAGAGTAAAGTAACCTCGCGGATTTATCAAACGAGTAGAAAGATCTCCTGCTTTGGCGTCCTAGAATTCTCAAAGCCTCGAAGCCAGGCTTGTCCGACCGCGATAAACCAGTCAAGGTCTCCGTGAGAGATGTCTCACGAAAGAGGGTCGTGGAACCTGACAGGTAGCCGCTGCAAGTGAGATCGTTCGATCGAGACGAGCAGAGCAACGTCGAGTACCGAGCTCCTAGGGGGGAGAGCCGTGTAGAACGAAAGACGGAGATGCGACTTTCGTGAGGggttggaaagaagagagaaagaaagagaaagaggcaAAACGAGTATCTGACTAAAAGATGTCGGCAGTAACTAGATGCTGGGAAGAGCCGCACGGCTGAGTCAGCTGCCAAGCCGATGTCTCCCGAAGAAACGTCGAACTTCCAACATCGGATTCACGGACGAAAGCCATCACCTGTCTTCGCAAGCCACCCCAGGTTCCCCTCATTTACCACCTCCCCCGCCGCCATGATGTCCCAGTCTCTCAGAGCTTCTGTAAGTTCATACCGATTCTCTTTCTATTCGCTCACTTGTCTCCTAAGTGGAGGATGTTGACCCTTCCATAGCGCTCTCTCTTCGCCCGCGTCTCTCGGCAACAggtttcttcggcttctcgcCGCACTTTCCTGACTTCCGCTGTTCGTCAGGGTATGTGACCCCTATCTTTGACTAGCCATTTCGATCCGGTGAAACGACGGACGAGATACCATCGCCATCCCTCACAAGCCAAAATCTGACACTGTAATAGCCGACCCCGTTCAGGACCTCTACCTTCGTGAACTCCGTGCTTTCAAGCCCACTCCCGTCAAGCCCGGTGACGCCGAAGCTCACGTCCAGAAGTTCAGCGTTCCCGCTGCCCCCAAGTCCCCCGAGGAGGCCAACCTTGCCAATGAATTGAAGTCCTACGAGACCCAGGAAGTTGAGGTTGAGGGCCAGGCCGCCGCTGGTGAGGCTGCCCCCGCTGAGGAGAGCTGgttcgaggaggatgaggaggctcCCGCCGCCCACTAGGTTTATTGTTTCTATGACAAGGTCTGGGAAAATCGGGGCCTAAGGGCAATGGGATGAGAACAGAATATGCTTCCTGTTGTTGAGTCCTGAGTGAACTTTGTAAATTAAACCTACTTGGAGCATATgaatttttccttttcttaatCGACCGGCATTGTCCTATTTTCCGCATTTATCAATATTATCTTTGACGTTCTGTGTCTTTTGTAACCCTTTTTCTAACTTTGTTTTGGATGAGATGAACCGGTGTAAATGTTGGCCTTAGAATACTAGGCCGCCCGTGGGACCGGGGTATTGTTACTTGCAGGTATCCAACTGCAACTTCAAAAGTTTGACTGATAACGCACTGCGAATCGTCGTGTTGAACACGCAATGGCGACTACGAACAGGAATTGAATCAGGTAGATGCTGATACAGCCTGCAATGATGAACTAATTGCGCAACTCATGAAAAGTCCACCAGCCATAAAGGGCCATACCTGACAGTATAGCACATGACCGTGGATTATAGCTCAGTCAAACTCGAGCTTCTTGcctattaattctatatataaaatttaccTTTACCATACAGGGGACACAAGCCGAGCACACCGGGGAAACAACGATCGATAACGTGTCCGACGTtcggaaagaaaaacaagatatCGCCATTGAGTTACAAACCTACTTCGTTGAGTGTGGAGCGTCCTGCGTTAGGGACACTTTCTGCCTAGATGGAGAAGGGAGATATGACAGCTCCATATCGCATCACGTCAGACCGCCAGAGTCTCCATTGCCCTTCCCCAGCCTTCTCTGTGCGTCTTTTTTAAGTGTCTGAATCGATCCGCTGGACAGGTGTATCCGTAACCACTGCCCAGAACACGATAACGGTGACTCGTTAGTCTATCCTCCAAATGGATGGGCTAAGATTGCGTGCACACTGCATAGTCGATCAATGGAAAGTGGGACTAGTTGATATCGAGGCCACACTTCCCTGTCCTTCGACTATCTACGGGGTCCGAGAAAAAGATTTCCGGAGTAAAGGATGACGGCGCCGCCGAGAGATCGTCAGATTCCCATATGCTGTTGGTCGGACAATGACATAAAGAATGACACTCGTCTGGGAGACATCCGAAGGTTGCCCAACTGTGATTAGTTGTACAACATTCCAGGAGGAATCCTAAGCGATTTGCCACTAGGCTGTTCAGAATCCTTTTATCCTTCAATAGTTCTTCCTTCATTGACTTTAGTGGCTCTGTTTAAGATTTGGCAGCTATACATGAGTAGATTTATGGGAACAAAGTGTACCTAATCTGCTGTTTCTTTTAAGTAAGTATACATGTGCTCATTGTATACTACATGCATGTACAGTCATGTACCTACAAGAATGATAGCTCAGAAAGCCGAAATTTAAGCGACAGAAGAAGATACTCGGTAAGGCAAAGACGGTGTCCATTACCataatacttttattaaattgAATAATGGGGTTGTCACTTCATTAATCTCCTCCCCCCTTTTTTCGTTTACCTTGTGTATAACAATGATGCTAAGTGGGATTCGCACCCTGCTAACTCAAGAAAAGGGGGCCTTGACATTTCAAGTGCATACATAATCGGAAAAGAGGCTGTCCTCGTCCGAtttctttgcctttccaTTGAAGAGTCGCTTTGTCGTAAAATTCCAAGAGAAGGCTGACGGACCAACTCAATTGTTACCTGCAGGTCTTCGCTGGACGTGCATGCAAGCGCAAATGGATGGGATATGTCGAATCTCAGTGGTATTGTATTCAGTAACATACCTCAGGTACAGTtcagtacagtacagtatCTACCAGTACTACCTACATACCTCTAGCTGCCCAGGCCATACGGGAGATTGAAAGAAACCTGCCAATTATTTTCAAATGATGTTACCGCTGAATTGTTTTCTTAGATACTAGCATGAGAGTCAGATCTCATTCATCCACTCATAATCGTGTGTTTTGTTCTGTTAGTggtatctatatatatggaTAGTAAGCTGGACTATTCAATGATTTACCTCCAGCCTTGCAGATGGGGCTTAGACCATCATCCATGGCACGACTAGTAAACACAATCGTGATGGAAAATTAAACCGAGAGTCAAAGAGCGAAGAACAAAGGTCAGAAAGTCAAAAAAACAGGGCAAAAAAGgttaaaaataaaggaaaaaaagggcaCTGCCAGTTTTAAACGAGATTCAGTCAATAAGATTTGATTTGGTTATTAGTGAAACCGTGGGTCGGGTCGCTCAGATTCCGAGTACTGAAAAAATACCCAACCTGGAAGGAGTATGAGAGGACGAGGTTTGTCCTGAACGATACCTGTCCGTACATTTCTGTACATACCTACGTGGATGCATACGTACTCGgacatgtatgtatgatgGACAACAGCAACTcaaaatatcaaatataaaatcaaatcaacaagagagagagatggaCGAAGGAGCGAGATTCTGTGAAAGAGAAGTGTCCAGAGATATTACCTCATATTCGCACGAAACTCGGACCCTGGATTCGAACGGTACGGGAGGTGGAAACTAAACTAGACAGTAAGTATTAAATGGTTCCATTAGTATTCCAAAAAATCCCCATTAAATCTTTCCCTGCGGCTCCCTATCTCCTCCGCTCCCCGTCGGTTTGTTTGCctcccttcctttctctctctcttcttcttcttgaccTTGTCCTTTACCT contains the following coding sequences:
- a CDS encoding altered inheritance of mitochondria protein 21, with product MTTQSPPVIPPRPSRSPNQQGLAPADVPKIPPRPTHRFDRSVSPLRDSYAPSPLNEPPNGSSSSRTISQDVPQRPPSVTIPSIGEEGNEYEALNMDDISDSHRENHHSTPAEMRNVGSDLKLHAPRPSLPSSSAKAKVQAVTRTDSRQAAAAGLGGTSSPAPDDHERPTRSLQSRTSYSRADSSTSIDRRLSMNGDEHGIRVPMYPNAGDVQAPSPSPYHLEQNPGQRSGRSHNRTRSGRDASLPPGSYGLHGHGVQTNDKFEKAWYEKHPEEYVKEEQGQYGPGVGSPRPDWALSSDDLNKIVRGSAVTGSGLGTSPAVIGTPEEEVGYIAADEYTHRLSSPPPESRRGSRLVAESPLRKESVPSAETEGQQQAAASEDTAHKSEEPGVIHVDEPYHHLHHPDGFAQTPGPEELSGKHGEGEVDEDEPILAADEVRPESAFQHPAVSPTFDRRESMEVDRSHTPSVNHSRSNSRTAGHRNSLPTLARYNSRDEREETHTPLEDVEEYEPLFPEDDDAEKKTLSTTDRFKQRPDMLKHRFPSQDIWEDSPNSLQLHATVSTPDVPKNENFETPEQESFRRSQANRVDPHKVASQILQSEGYLDEKSVSRPDIVKQRFPSRDIWEDAPESQKLVTTVEPAEEKEVKSPDVPAKPSIPARPQKRPQQAPPVDASTKPVTSPTEKRQPPSIPDRPKPQVPTRPAKPVFPGNGGEPKDAAAKPKPAVPARPGGSKIAALKAGFLSDLNSRLQLGPQAPPKPQEKKTEEPPAEKAPLSDARKGRARGPARRRPAAENVAAKLPTISEVRITETWNVWEVNEAGNLVVGSEKQVDKNEVGALDTTSSEHNTMAPPIAKNTAGESTDPQPTVSPKEDPVSSSDSTPSETQPPTFTEAAHTVTSSLDGEGPVVAPTTKRDEPDASSEAISAETDVDKTPSTPSAESGVEDVAEVAAATADGKRPSEGN
- a CDS encoding transcription initiation factor (transcription initiation factor IIB), whose amino-acid sequence is MATAPPQARPEPGQWKKNLSHHLICPECKEVPPNLEFPGSHETVCGSCGLVLADREIDMHSEWRTFSNDDQNNDDPSRVGDASNPLLNGDQLETQIASGGSGRVRDLYRAQNKQSSEKANKSLLAAYKEIGALCDGFSIQKNVADTAKYLFKIVDDAKAFKGKSQDVIIAGCIFIACRQCKVPRTFTEIFAVTKVSRKEIGRIYKALEKFFTAQNLERNNAVVSNGGVPDPNDTYTATTSTKPSDLCNRFCNLLDLPFQVTSVSSALSDRVTTMGDLAGRSPLSIVAACIYMASYLMGHGKTAKEISQVAHVSDGTIRGAYKQLYAERERLIDPEWIKDGKGDLKNLPAS
- a CDS encoding putative mitochondrial F1F0 ATP synthase subunit Atp14, whose protein sequence is MSPEETSNFQHRIHGRKPSPVFASHPRFPSFTTSPAAMMSQSLRASRSLFARVSRQQVSSASRRTFLTSAVRQADPVQDLYLRELRAFKPTPVKPGDAEAHVQKFSVPAAPKSPEEANLANELKSYETQEVEVEGQAAAGEAAPAEESWFEEDEEAPAAH